The Kangiella marina genome window below encodes:
- a CDS encoding DUF1415 domain-containing protein: MSQVPQENIIASVRYWLSQTVIGYNFCPFARREFVRNTINYAVSSSNSIEPVLYELVDELQALDQNKAIETSLIILPQGFDSFDDYLDLLDYGNQLLDRLNYTGIYQIASFHPDYCFDGLDKDDPANYTNRSPYPILHILREASLDQALKNYDDPESIPDNNVKLAREKGVAVFEAALKKSFKAKP; encoded by the coding sequence TCACAAGTTCCTCAAGAAAACATCATCGCCAGCGTCCGTTATTGGCTCTCCCAGACCGTTATTGGCTATAATTTTTGTCCGTTTGCCCGTCGTGAATTTGTTCGAAATACTATCAATTACGCAGTATCGTCGTCTAATAGCATCGAACCGGTGTTATACGAACTCGTCGATGAACTTCAGGCGCTCGATCAAAATAAGGCGATAGAAACCAGCTTGATCATCCTGCCCCAAGGATTCGACTCGTTTGATGACTATCTCGACTTACTCGACTACGGCAACCAATTACTGGATCGCCTTAACTATACAGGCATCTATCAAATCGCCAGCTTCCATCCTGACTACTGTTTTGACGGCTTGGACAAAGACGATCCAGCGAATTATACCAATCGCTCACCCTACCCAATTCTGCATATTCTGCGCGAAGCCAGCCTCGACCAAGCACTCAAAAACTACGATGATCCCGAATCGATCCCAGACAATAACGTTAAACTCGCTCGTGAAAAAGGTGTTGCCGTGTTTGAGGCTGCACTAAAAAAATCCTTCAAAGCAAAGCCTTAG
- a CDS encoding helix-turn-helix transcriptional regulator: protein MKIQIHLDIEMAKNKLSLKELSERIGISMTNLSLLKNGKVKAIRFSTLEAICKELQCQPGDILEFVDEQTD from the coding sequence ATGAAAATACAAATACACCTAGACATTGAGATGGCAAAAAACAAACTGTCGCTCAAAGAACTATCCGAGAGAATTGGCATTTCAATGACCAACCTCTCTCTTTTAAAAAACGGCAAAGTCAAAGCCATTCGCTTTTCAACACTGGAAGCAATCTGTAAAGAACTGCAGTGCCAGCCTGGCGATATTCTTGAATTTGTCGATGAACAAACGGATTAA
- a CDS encoding uracil-DNA glycosylase family protein: MSTQQRLTDEVSACRICTDLPLGPKPIFQFGDEAKILIAGQAPGQITHQRRRPFDDASGVRLRDWLGVDEDTFYEAKQFAILPMGFCYPGKGKSGDLPPRPICAKTWQHQLLAQLKHLELVVVMGQYALQWHLGVKKSQPITPLVKNWSKYQQIDVKSRQNANNGIEQPVSYFPLPHPSPRNNIWLKKNPWFEKDLLPQLKHSVAKALL, translated from the coding sequence ATGAGCACGCAGCAGCGACTAACGGATGAAGTATCCGCTTGCCGGATATGCACGGACTTACCGTTAGGCCCAAAACCAATTTTTCAGTTTGGCGATGAGGCTAAGATATTAATTGCTGGGCAAGCGCCTGGACAGATTACTCATCAGCGCCGCCGCCCTTTCGACGACGCTAGTGGCGTCCGATTGCGAGATTGGTTAGGGGTTGATGAAGATACCTTTTATGAAGCTAAACAGTTCGCGATTTTACCGATGGGGTTTTGTTACCCAGGAAAGGGAAAATCAGGTGATCTCCCTCCTCGTCCTATCTGCGCTAAAACCTGGCAACATCAACTGTTAGCCCAGCTTAAACATCTAGAGCTGGTGGTGGTTATGGGCCAATATGCCCTGCAATGGCACTTAGGAGTGAAAAAGTCACAACCGATAACACCGTTAGTTAAGAATTGGTCTAAATACCAGCAAATAGACGTTAAAAGTAGGCAAAATGCAAATAATGGCATTGAACAACCAGTCAGTTATTTCCCACTGCCCCACCCTAGTCCACGCAATAATATCTGGCTAAAGAAAAATCCGTGGTTTGAAAAAGATTTATTGCCTCAATTAAAACATAGTGTCGCTAAGGCTTTGCTTTGA